A stretch of the Aphis gossypii isolate Hap1 chromosome 2, ASM2018417v2, whole genome shotgun sequence genome encodes the following:
- the LOC114124345 gene encoding RNA-binding protein NOB1, translating into MNKIEHLIVDTAGFIDKAPLQDFGVNIHTIQEVVNEVTNKRQKTDLSVLPYTLNIKTVFPEHIQFVVDFSKKTGDYPNLSVTDIKVIALAYQIHKENYGIDGLNAEPISKSVVFEKPQVNESTVGFYDPDRLSDDVSELDIDDGWITEDNIKDINKSNGDDLTEQEAKVGCITTDYAVQNVLKQIGLSIIALDGRVIKEVRTYIRRCYGCFTLTSNMTRLFCPKCGNKSLKRVAVYLDENGKQCIYINGKRPLNLKGKKYSLPKPQGGKHAVNPRLVEDQPMPHQRPSRLAKSKTNALDPDYTAKLSPFATKDVYSKSAMLGFKGSVQKQWMKRNPNESNKKCKK; encoded by the coding sequence atgaataaaattgaacatttgaTCGTGGACACTGCTGGTTTCATTGACAAAGCACCACTCCAAGATTTCGGTGTGAACATCCACACCATACAAGAGGTGGTGAACGAAGTGACAAACAAACGTCAAAAAACAGATCTATCGGTATTGCCGTACACTCTCAACATTAAAACCGTATTCCCTGAACACATTCAGTTTGTTGTGGACTTTTCAAAAAAGACTGGTGACTATCCAAATCTATCCGTTACcgatattaaagtaatagcTTTAGCTTATCAAATACACAAAGAAAATTATGGTATAGACGGCTTGAACGCTGAACCAATTTCTAAATCAGTTGTATTTGAAAAACCCCAGGTTAATGAAAGTACTGTTGGATTTTACGATCCTGACCGCCTGAGTGATGATGTATCTGAATTGGATATCGATGACGGTTGGATTAcagaagataatataaaagatatcaataaaagtaatgGAGATGATCTTACTGAGCAAGAAGCCAAAGTCGGTTGCATTACCACTGATTATGCTGTACAAAACGTGCTCAAACAAATAGGTCTTTCTATTATTGCTTTAGATGGCCGAGTGATTAAAGAAGTCCGGACTTACATAAGGCGCTGTTATGGATGTTTTACGTTGACATCAAATATGACGAGACTATTTTGCCCAAAATGTGGGAACAAAAGCTTGAAACGAGTAGCTGTATACTTAGATGAAAATGGAAAACAATGCATATACATTAATGGTAAAAGACCATTAAATCTTAAAGGTAAAAAGTACTCATTACCAAAACCACAAGGTGGTAAACATGCAGTCAACCCAAGATTGGTAGAAGATCAACCGATGCCTCATCAACGACCATCTAGATTGGCTAAATCTAAAACCAATGCTTTAGATCCAGATTATACAGCTAAATTGTCTCCTTTCGCTACAAAAGATGTTTATTCCAAATCTGCCATGCTCGGTTTCAAAGGTTCAGTGCAAAAACAATGGATGAAAAGGAATCCTaatgaatcaaataaaaaatgtaagaaataa
- the LOC114124317 gene encoding serine/threonine-protein kinase Tao isoform X2 → MPAIPRPGSLKDPEIAELFDKDDPDKIFEDLREIGHGSFGAVYYARCIENKEIVAIKKMSYLGKQSMDKWQDILKEIRFLRHLKHPNTIQYKGCFLRDHTAWLVMEYCLGSASDIIEVHKRPLMEEEIAAICDGVLRGLNYLHSLGRIHRDVKAGNILLTENGTVKLADFGSASTKCPANSFVGTPYWMAPEVILAMDEGQYDGKVDVWSLGITCIELAERKPPYFNMNAMSALYHIAQNDTPTLQSSEWSDTFRYFVELCLQKNPSERPSSSKLLQHQLITRSRSSHVLIDLIQRTKAAVRDLDNLNYRKMKKILMVDSYETESNVGDNDGGESSKSNSITSEHSIQSIGVSASSHSSSTNSTPNMNEITNMSTNDHYPTARNRHKPSSNNSNSIVSNDHVAIGVPNNFATIRTTSIVTKQQKEHMQEEMHEQMSGYKRMRREHQGALLKLEDRCKLEMESHKQLLDKEYETLLQQFSKELEKLQIKHQQDLEKKMKQNVAAEKKIMKEITNKQEADRKAFDTQRKKDYKNSKERWKRELLLDESTPKRQKDAALQSQKENLKQMEAQEEHRLIRGQKDYLELEIRKFRRKRLNQYHLYEQGLLREELGKRQQQLETAHSMLLRHHEDTRNLETRQQRAVHALRADQVTRQHETELQHQHDYCARAHRDLRKRHAMQLRQQPKSLKHKEMQIRKQFRETCKTQTRQYKVLKAQVLATTTKEEQKTVIKKLKEEQRRKLALLGEQYEQSISEMLQKQSIRLDESQEVECHVLKERLRYELEILMAYQSKNKMQADAQRNREKKELEDRISVRRSLLEQKMEMETKQFLQERGERIRLLREKQERELEQFDEESARLGFSALAIAEASSLEQDSLSGSVLSLARSNSTNSFHDGNL, encoded by the exons atGCCAGCAATTCCGAGGCCAGGAAGTTTAAAAGATCCTGAAATAGCTGAACTTTTTGATAAAGACGATccagataaaatatttgaagactTAAGAGAAATTGGTCACGGAAGTTTTGGTGCTGTATATTATGCAAGATGTATAGAAAACAAAGAGATAGttgccataaaaaaaatgtcctaCTTAGGAAAACAAAGTATGGATAAATGGCAAGACATACTAAAAGAAATAAGGTTTTTAAGACATCTCAAACATCCAAACACGATACAATACAAGGGATGTTTTTTAAGAGATCACACAGCatgg ttggtGATGGAATATTGTCTGGGTTCAGCCTCAGATATTATTGAAGTACACAAAAGACCTTTAATGGAAGAAGAAATTGCTGCTATTTGTGATGGGGTTTTGAGAGGTCTTAATTATCTTCATTCTTTAGGTCGTATACATCGAGATGTAAAAGCTGGAAACATTTTACTAACAGAAAATGGCACAGTTAAACTTg CTGATTTTGGGTCTGCCAGTACAAAATGCCCAGCTAACAGTTTTGTTGGTACTCCTTATTGGATGGCACCTGAAGTTATATTAGCTATGGATGAAGGGCAATATGATGGAAAAGTTGATGTTTGGTCACTGGGTATAACATGTATTgaattag ctgAAAGAAAACCTCCATATTTTAACATGAATGCAATGAGTGCACTTTATCATATTGCACAGAATGATACTCCAACCTTACAATCATCTGAATGGTCAGATACATTCCGATATTTTGTTGAActatgtttacaaaaaaatcctAGTGAGCGTCCATCATCATCTAAACTTTTACaa cATCAGTTAATAACTCGCTCAAGATCATCTCATGTTTTGATTGATCTTATACAAAGAACCAAAGCTGCTGTTCGTGATTTAGATAATCTCAActatagaaaaatgaaaaaaattcttatggTTGATTCTTATGAAACTGAGAGTAATGTTGGGGATAATGATG GCGGAGAGAGCAGCAAGAGTAATAGTATAACGTCAGAACATTCAATACAGTCAATTGGTGTCAGCGCTTCATCGCACAGTAGTTCTACCAATAGTACGCCGAATATGaatgaaataactaatatgaGCACAAACGACCACTATCCAACAGCTAGAAATCGTcacaaa ccatctagtaataattctaattctaTTGTATCTAACGATCATGTGGCTATTGGAGTTCCCAATAATTTTGCAACTATTCGAACAACATCTATAGTcacaaaacaacaaaaagaACATATGCAAGAAGAAATGCATGAACAAATGTCTGGGTATAAACGAATGAGAAGAGAACATCAGGGtgcattattaaaa CTTGAAGATAGATGTAAACTTGAAATGGAAAGTCATAAACAGCTTTTGGATAAAGAATATGAAACTTTATTGCAACAATTTAGCAAGGAACtagaaaaattacaaattaaacatcAGCAAGATTTAGAAAAGAAG atgaaaCAAAATGTTGCTGctgaaaagaaaataatgaaagaaATAACTAACAAACAAGAAGCTGATCGCAAGGCATTTGACACTCAAcgaaaaaaagattataaaaacagtaaagAGCGATGGAAACGTGAGTTATTATTGGATGAATCCACACCTAAGCGACAAAAAGATGCTGCTTTACA ATCTCAAAAAGAAAACCTTAAGCAAATGGAAGCTCAAGAAGAGCACAGACTTATTAGAGGTCAAAAAGACTATTTGGAACTTGAAATACGAAAATTTCGTAGAAAAAGGCTGAATCAATATCATTTGTATGAACAAGGGTTATTAAGagaa gaACTCGGAAAAAGACAACAACAGTTGGAAACTGCTCATTCTATGTTATTACGACATCATGAAGACACTAGAAACCTTGAAACAAGACAACAAAGAGCTGTTCATGCTTTACGTGCTGATCAAGTAACTAGACAACATGAAACTGAATTACAGCACCAACATGATTATTGTGCTCGTGCTCATCGTGATTTACGGAAGAGACATGCAATGCAACTTCGACAACAACCTAAAAGTCTCAaa cacAAAGAAATGCAAATTCGAAAACAGTTTAGAGAAACATGCAAAACTCAAACACGACAGTACAAAGTATTAAAAGCTCAAGTACTGGCAACTACAACCAAAGAAGAACaaaaaactgtaataaaaaaacttaaagaaGAACAACGACGAAAATTAGCATTGCTCGGAGAACAATATGAACAAAGTATTTCcgaaatgttacaaaaacaatct atACGACTCGACGAATCACAAGAAGTTGAGTGTCATGTGCTTAAAGAACGCTTAAGATATgaacttgaaatattaatgGCATATCAATCAAAGAATAAGATGCAGGCAGATGCTCAAAGAAATCGCGAGAAAAAAGAATTAGAGGATCGTATCTCAGTTCGAAGATCATTACTTGAGCAAAAG atgGAAAtggaaacaaaacaatttctaCAGGAGCGTGGCGAACGTATTCGTCTCCTTCGCGAAAAACAAGAAAGAGAACTAGAACAATTTGATGAAGAGTCAGCTCGTTTAGGCTTTag tgCTTTAGCGATTGCCGAAGCATCAAGTCTTGAACAGGATAGTTTGTCTGGCAGTGTGCTTAGCCTAGCACGTAGCAACAGTACTAACTCATTTCATGATGGAAATCTATAG
- the LOC114124317 gene encoding serine/threonine-protein kinase Tao isoform X1 — protein MPAIPRPGSLKDPEIAELFDKDDPDKIFEDLREIGHGSFGAVYYARCIENKEIVAIKKMSYLGKQSMDKWQDILKEIRFLRHLKHPNTIQYKGCFLRDHTAWLVMEYCLGSASDIIEVHKRPLMEEEIAAICDGVLRGLNYLHSLGRIHRDVKAGNILLTENGTVKLADFGSASTKCPANSFVGTPYWMAPEVILAMDEGQYDGKVDVWSLGITCIELAERKPPYFNMNAMSALYHIAQNDTPTLQSSEWSDTFRYFVELCLQKNPSERPSSSKLLQHQLITRSRSSHVLIDLIQRTKAAVRDLDNLNYRKMKKILMVDSYETESNVGDNDDNADEHTGGESSKSNSITSEHSIQSIGVSASSHSSSTNSTPNMNEITNMSTNDHYPTARNRHKPSSNNSNSIVSNDHVAIGVPNNFATIRTTSIVTKQQKEHMQEEMHEQMSGYKRMRREHQGALLKLEDRCKLEMESHKQLLDKEYETLLQQFSKELEKLQIKHQQDLEKKMKQNVAAEKKIMKEITNKQEADRKAFDTQRKKDYKNSKERWKRELLLDESTPKRQKDAALQSQKENLKQMEAQEEHRLIRGQKDYLELEIRKFRRKRLNQYHLYEQGLLREELGKRQQQLETAHSMLLRHHEDTRNLETRQQRAVHALRADQVTRQHETELQHQHDYCARAHRDLRKRHAMQLRQQPKSLKHKEMQIRKQFRETCKTQTRQYKVLKAQVLATTTKEEQKTVIKKLKEEQRRKLALLGEQYEQSISEMLQKQSIRLDESQEVECHVLKERLRYELEILMAYQSKNKMQADAQRNREKKELEDRISVRRSLLEQKMEMETKQFLQERGERIRLLREKQERELEQFDEESARLGFSALAIAEASSLEQDSLSGSVLSLARSNSTNSFHDGNL, from the exons atGCCAGCAATTCCGAGGCCAGGAAGTTTAAAAGATCCTGAAATAGCTGAACTTTTTGATAAAGACGATccagataaaatatttgaagactTAAGAGAAATTGGTCACGGAAGTTTTGGTGCTGTATATTATGCAAGATGTATAGAAAACAAAGAGATAGttgccataaaaaaaatgtcctaCTTAGGAAAACAAAGTATGGATAAATGGCAAGACATACTAAAAGAAATAAGGTTTTTAAGACATCTCAAACATCCAAACACGATACAATACAAGGGATGTTTTTTAAGAGATCACACAGCatgg ttggtGATGGAATATTGTCTGGGTTCAGCCTCAGATATTATTGAAGTACACAAAAGACCTTTAATGGAAGAAGAAATTGCTGCTATTTGTGATGGGGTTTTGAGAGGTCTTAATTATCTTCATTCTTTAGGTCGTATACATCGAGATGTAAAAGCTGGAAACATTTTACTAACAGAAAATGGCACAGTTAAACTTg CTGATTTTGGGTCTGCCAGTACAAAATGCCCAGCTAACAGTTTTGTTGGTACTCCTTATTGGATGGCACCTGAAGTTATATTAGCTATGGATGAAGGGCAATATGATGGAAAAGTTGATGTTTGGTCACTGGGTATAACATGTATTgaattag ctgAAAGAAAACCTCCATATTTTAACATGAATGCAATGAGTGCACTTTATCATATTGCACAGAATGATACTCCAACCTTACAATCATCTGAATGGTCAGATACATTCCGATATTTTGTTGAActatgtttacaaaaaaatcctAGTGAGCGTCCATCATCATCTAAACTTTTACaa cATCAGTTAATAACTCGCTCAAGATCATCTCATGTTTTGATTGATCTTATACAAAGAACCAAAGCTGCTGTTCGTGATTTAGATAATCTCAActatagaaaaatgaaaaaaattcttatggTTGATTCTTATGAAACTGAGAGTAATGTTGGGGATAATGATG ACAATGCTGATGAACATACAGGCGGAGAGAGCAGCAAGAGTAATAGTATAACGTCAGAACATTCAATACAGTCAATTGGTGTCAGCGCTTCATCGCACAGTAGTTCTACCAATAGTACGCCGAATATGaatgaaataactaatatgaGCACAAACGACCACTATCCAACAGCTAGAAATCGTcacaaa ccatctagtaataattctaattctaTTGTATCTAACGATCATGTGGCTATTGGAGTTCCCAATAATTTTGCAACTATTCGAACAACATCTATAGTcacaaaacaacaaaaagaACATATGCAAGAAGAAATGCATGAACAAATGTCTGGGTATAAACGAATGAGAAGAGAACATCAGGGtgcattattaaaa CTTGAAGATAGATGTAAACTTGAAATGGAAAGTCATAAACAGCTTTTGGATAAAGAATATGAAACTTTATTGCAACAATTTAGCAAGGAACtagaaaaattacaaattaaacatcAGCAAGATTTAGAAAAGAAG atgaaaCAAAATGTTGCTGctgaaaagaaaataatgaaagaaATAACTAACAAACAAGAAGCTGATCGCAAGGCATTTGACACTCAAcgaaaaaaagattataaaaacagtaaagAGCGATGGAAACGTGAGTTATTATTGGATGAATCCACACCTAAGCGACAAAAAGATGCTGCTTTACA ATCTCAAAAAGAAAACCTTAAGCAAATGGAAGCTCAAGAAGAGCACAGACTTATTAGAGGTCAAAAAGACTATTTGGAACTTGAAATACGAAAATTTCGTAGAAAAAGGCTGAATCAATATCATTTGTATGAACAAGGGTTATTAAGagaa gaACTCGGAAAAAGACAACAACAGTTGGAAACTGCTCATTCTATGTTATTACGACATCATGAAGACACTAGAAACCTTGAAACAAGACAACAAAGAGCTGTTCATGCTTTACGTGCTGATCAAGTAACTAGACAACATGAAACTGAATTACAGCACCAACATGATTATTGTGCTCGTGCTCATCGTGATTTACGGAAGAGACATGCAATGCAACTTCGACAACAACCTAAAAGTCTCAaa cacAAAGAAATGCAAATTCGAAAACAGTTTAGAGAAACATGCAAAACTCAAACACGACAGTACAAAGTATTAAAAGCTCAAGTACTGGCAACTACAACCAAAGAAGAACaaaaaactgtaataaaaaaacttaaagaaGAACAACGACGAAAATTAGCATTGCTCGGAGAACAATATGAACAAAGTATTTCcgaaatgttacaaaaacaatct atACGACTCGACGAATCACAAGAAGTTGAGTGTCATGTGCTTAAAGAACGCTTAAGATATgaacttgaaatattaatgGCATATCAATCAAAGAATAAGATGCAGGCAGATGCTCAAAGAAATCGCGAGAAAAAAGAATTAGAGGATCGTATCTCAGTTCGAAGATCATTACTTGAGCAAAAG atgGAAAtggaaacaaaacaatttctaCAGGAGCGTGGCGAACGTATTCGTCTCCTTCGCGAAAAACAAGAAAGAGAACTAGAACAATTTGATGAAGAGTCAGCTCGTTTAGGCTTTag tgCTTTAGCGATTGCCGAAGCATCAAGTCTTGAACAGGATAGTTTGTCTGGCAGTGTGCTTAGCCTAGCACGTAGCAACAGTACTAACTCATTTCATGATGGAAATCTATAG
- the LOC114124346 gene encoding probable ATP-dependent RNA helicase DDX49 has product MNFQDLNLSKFLCDQLNAVGVKSPTEIQKNCIPKILDGIDCIGCAKTGSGKTLAFALPILQKLWEEPYGIFALILTPTRELAYQIADQFAVIGKPKNLRHCVVTGGMEMIVQARELSNKPHIVVATPGRLADHLESCDTFSLKRIQFLVLDEADRLLGGKFDKQITTIFNALPKERQTLLFSATMTETLEKVKMITKKNTFVFESTAEVKTVDELEQFYVLCPYNVKDGYLVEIVRNFREKDEKGLIMIFTDTCKNCQLLHMTLNEVGFDTVSLHAMMSQRQRLAGLAKFKSHVSKILIATDVASRGLDIPAVALVINHIIPNNATDYVHRVGRTARAGRQGRAVSIVTQHDVKLVKAIEQKINIRLKEYDVSGLHVAKILTQVHVTKREAQIKLDETDFDERRLINKRKKLINEGKDPDKVEQEIKRKRKEKNRERYERRNLISKNYDGNSNNSEQDDHINNVDKHE; this is encoded by the exons ATGAACTttcaagatttaaatttatcaaaattcctTTGCGATCAGCTTAATGCGGTTG GCGTCAAATCACCTactgaaattcaaaaaaactgtatacCAAAAATATTGGATGGAATTGACTGTATAGGTTGTGCTAAAACTGGAAGTGGTAAAACATTAGCTTTTGCTTTGCCTATTCTTCAAAAACTTTGGGAAGAGCCTTATGGAATATTTGCTCTTATTCTTACACCTACTAGAGAACTTGCTTATCAA ATTGCAGATCAATTTGCTGTAATTGGTAAACCAAAGAATCTTAGACATTGTGTAGTTACAGGTGGAATGGAAATGATAGTTCAAGCACgagaattatcaaataaacctCATATAGTGGTTGCGACTCCCGGAAG ACTTGCTGATCATTTGGAAAGCTGtgatacattttcattgaaaCGTATACAATTTCTAGTATTAGATGAAGCAGATAGATTATTAGGTGGTAAATTTGATAAGCAAATTACTACTATTTTTAACGCTCTTCCGAAAGAAAgacaaactttattatttagtgcCACTATGACAGAAACTCtggaaaaagttaaaatgattacaaaaaaaaat acttTTGTATTTGAATCAACTGCTGAAGTGAAAACAGTTGATGAACTAGAACAATTTTATGTGCTTTGTCCTTATAATGTAAAAGATGGATATTTAGTAGAAATAGTTAGAAATTTTCGTGAAAAAGATGAAAAGGGACTAATTATGATATTCACTGATACTTGCAA AAACTGTCAGTTGCTGCATATGACATTAAATGAAGTTGGATTTGATACAGTGTCACTTCATGCAATGATGTCTCAACGTCAAAGATTAGCTGGACTagcaaaatttaaatctcatgtttccaaaattttaattgccaCTGATGTGGCCAGTCGTGGTCTTGACATTCCTGCAGTAGCGTtagtaataaatcatataattccAAACAATGCTACTGATTATGTTCATAGAGTTGGAAGAACTGCAAGAGCAGGAAGACAAGGTCGTGCTGTATCTATTGTTACCCAACATGatgtaaaattagtaaaagcAATTGAACAGAAGATAAATATTCGATTAAAGGAATATGATGTTTCag gGCTACACGTTGCCAAAATTTTAACTCAAGTACATGTTACAAAAAGGGAAGCTCAGATAAAATTAGATGAAACTGATTTTGATGAACGACgtttaattaacaaaagaaaaaaactaataaatgaaGGAAAAGACCCTGATAAAGTAGAACAAGAAATCAAACGTAAGAGGAAAGAAAAAAACCGAGAACGATATGAAagaagaaatttaatttctaaaaactatgacggaaatagtaataatagtgaaCAAGATGATCATATCAATAATGTTGATaaacatgaataa
- the LOC114124310 gene encoding mitochondrial import inner membrane translocase subunit TIM50-C-like, with protein MLVKNLNKMNTCACNYKFIILTLNSKYCQNTFLSSHYNWSKYQRVFLPRYISNGSVRTEKSRLKQLLMKSLKFGSMAFGVSLLAFGGYLLVFEDDDLVQKENKNIPFVIKIYERICFRIEFYHKLFTIPATNKLLPDSLPDYYDKPRYTLVLEITDLLVHPEWSYSTGWRFKKRPNVGYFLERVGKIFEVVVYTAENGYITSPILDEIDPKGWIQYRLSRQCTEFRNGQLVKNIERINRDLSKVIVIDWNMSWTQLHPYNTLIIPRWNGDDNDNSLIDLADFLKVVFANEERDAREILNEYKQYEDPIKAFRENQRILKKGTKDKKKKKMK; from the exons atgttagtaaaaaatctaaataaaatgaatacttgTGCTTGTaactataaattcattattcttACTTTGAATTCAAAGTATTgccaaaacacatttttatcttcacatt ataattgGTCCAAGTATCAACGTGTATTTCTGCCACGATATATTTCTAATGGTTCTGTTAGAACTGAAAAAAGTCGTTTAAAACAGCTCCTAatgaaatctttaaaatttggTTCAATGGCTTTTGGTGTATCATTATTAGCATTTGGAGGATATTTACTag tgTTTGAAGACGATGATTTAgttcaaaaagaaaataaaaatattccattcgttattaaaatctatgaaCGAATATGTTTTAGAATAGAATTTTATCATAag ttgTTTACAATTCCTGcaaccaataaattattaccagATTCATTACcagattattatgataaacctCGATATACACTTGTGTTAGAAATTACTGATCTTCTTGTACATCCAGAGTGGAGt TACAGTACGGGCTGGAGATTTAAAAAGAGGCCAAATGTAGGCTATTTTTTGGAAAGAGTTGGAAAGATTTTTGAAGTAGTTGTATATACTGCTGAAAATggttat attaCTTCTCCAATATTAGATGAAATTGATCCTAAAGGTTGGATTCAGTATCGCTTATCACGTCAATGTACTGAATTTCGAAATGGtcaattagtaaaaaatattgaaagaatTAATCGTGATTTATCAAAAGTCATTGTAATAGATTGGAATATGAGTTGGACACAACTTCATCCTTATAACACTCTAATTATACCTAGATGGAATGGTGATGATAATGACAACTCTCTTATTGACCTTGCTGACTTCTTAAAAG tggtATTTGCAAATGAAGAAAGAGACGCAAGAGAGATTTTAAAcgaatataaacaatatgaaGATCCTATAAAGGCATTTAGAGAAAATCAAAGAATattaaag aaaggAACTAAGGAcaagaagaaaaagaaaatgaaataa